Proteins found in one Salvia splendens isolate huo1 chromosome 10, SspV2, whole genome shotgun sequence genomic segment:
- the LOC121752539 gene encoding cytochrome b5-like, with translation MDYPQVYDVTPFMDDHPGGDEVLLSATGKDATNDFEDIGHSDEAREMMDKYYIGEIDPATVPSKRTFSQPPQQAAAHSANKSPDFVIKILQFLVPLLILGLAFAVRDTDGIKDFYSEIASIKDPYELPRSFATSQKQAPKFAAFQETTNGEILPR, from the exons ATGGATTATCCTCAGGTTTACGATGTGACTCCATTCATGGACGATCATCCCGGAGGTGATGAAGTTCTACTATCAGCTACAG GGAAAGATGCAACCAATGACTTCGAGGATATTGGGCACAGCGATGAAGCTCGTGAGATGATGGACAAGTACTACATCGGGGAGATAGATCCAGCAACAGTTCCCTCGAAACGCACGTTCTCCCAACCCCCGCAACAAGCTGCTGCCCACAGCGCCAACAAGTCACCTGATTTTGTCATCAAGATCTTGCAGTTCCTCGTGCCTCTCTTGATCTTGGGACTGGCCTTTGCTGTCCG AGATACAGATGGAATCAAAGATTTCTACTCGGAAATTGCCTCTATCAAAGACCCCTACGAGTTGCCTCGGAGCTTTGCTACTTCCCAAAAACAAGCACCAAAGTTTGCTGCTTTCCAAGAAACGACTAACGGAGAAATTCTTCCACGATAG
- the LOC121750130 gene encoding rab GTPase-activating protein 22-like isoform X2: MRALRRSQTSSKSSSPSSSSPPSSSWVHLRSVLFIVASFNSSPASCSSSSSDRGRLKSPWSRRKRKHILSPQQWKSLFTPDGKFRDNGVKFLKKVRSGGVDPSIRGEVWPFLLGVYDLRSTKEERDTTKVQNRKEYEKLRRQCRRLLKHICEPCKLNANGETSNVGGGSITEGMDSPCSEEVVSARESLSSEEAFDNNEEECHTTSSIMDEYEGSKRITDSNVTSDSESSDSESSDDPDLSQTFDVTESKQDQDPENDMSSKEDSSPLSTDVQSQPFSRENFATWQRIIRLDAIRANEDWISYSPSQATVTDAKAHRAAEAVRLKDYEHLIPSRICHAARLVAILEAYAMYDPEIGYCQGMSDLLSPIIAVVTEDHEAFWCFVGFMKKARHNFRLDEVGIRRQLNIVSKIIKYKDSHLYRHLEELQAEDCFFVYRMVVVLFRRELTFEQTLCLWEVVWADQAAIRAGIGKSAWSGIRQRAPPTDDLLLYAIAASVLQRRKQIVEKYNSMDEILRECNSMAGHLDVWKLLDDAHQLVVNLHDKIETR, translated from the exons ATGAGAGCTCTAAGACGAAGTCAGACTTCGTCAAAATCTTCGTCACCGtcttcgtcgtctccaccgtctTCGTCGTGGGTTCATTTGAGATCGGTTCTCTTCATAGTAGCTTCCTTCAACTCCTCACCAGCCTCTtgttcttcttcctcttctgatCG GGGTCGCCTTAAATCCCCATGGTCCCGGAGGAAAAGGAAGCATATACTCTCACCTCAGCAGTGGAAAAGTTTGTTCACTCCAGATGGAAAGTTTCGTGACAATGGAGTTAAATTCCTGAAAAAAGTTCGAAGCGGA GGTGTTGATCCTAGTATTAGGGGAGAGGTTTGGCCGTTTCTTCTCGGAGT CTATGACCTGAGAAGTACCAAAGAAGAAAGAGATACTACTAAGGTCCAGAACAG AAAGGAATATGAGAAACTACGGAGGCAGTGTCGCCGGCTCCTTAAACATATCTGTGAACCTTGTAAGTTAAATGCAAATGGTGAAACAAGCAATGTTGGTGGTGGAAGTATCACTGAAGGGATGGATTCTCCTTGCTCTGAAGAGGTGGTGAGTGCCAGAGAATCTCTTTCGAGTGAGGAAGCATTCGATAATAATGAGGAGGAATGTCATACCACCAGCTCAATCATGGATGAATACGAGGGTTCAAAGAGAATTACAGATTCCAACGTCACCTCTGACTCAGAATCCTCAGACTCTGAATCCTCAGATGATCCTGATTTAAGTCAAACTTTCGACGTAACAGAAAGCAAACAGGACCAGGACCCTGAAAATGACATGTCCTCAAAGGAGGATTCGTCTCCTTTAAGCACGGATGTTCAGTCTCAACCCTTCAGTAGGGAAAATTTTGCCACCTGGCAGCGAATTATCCGGCTAGATGCTATTCGGGCCAATGAGGATTGGATATCATACTCCCCATCACAGGCTACGGTGACAGATGCAAAAGCCCATCGCGCTGCTGAAGCAGTGAGGCTGAAGGATTATGAACATCTCATTCCTAGCAGGATCTGCCATGCTGCTCGTTTGGTAGCCATTCTTGAAGCCTATGCAATGTATGACCCTGAAATAGGCTATTGTCAGGGGATGAGTGATCTTCTTTCTCCTATAATAGCTGTGGTGACAGAGGACCATGAAGCTTTCTGGTGCTTTGTGGGTTTCATGAAGAAGGCTCGTCACAATTTCCGACTTGATGAAGTGGGAATCAGAAGGCAGCTGAACATCGTCTCAAAAATCATCAAGTACAAGGACTCACACCTCTACAGGCATCTCGAGGAACTCCAGGCTGAGGATTGCTTCTTCGTATACAGGATGGTGGTCGTGCTCTTTAGAAGGGAACTAACTTTCGAGCAAACTCTATGCCTCTGGGAAGTCGTGTGGGCGGATCAGGCTGCAATCAGAGCTGGTATAGGGAAGTCTGCTTGGAGCGGGATCAGGCAGCGGGCCCCTCCAACCGATGATCTCTTGCTCTATGCAATTGCAGCTTCTGTCTTGCAAAGGAGGAAGCAAATCGTGGAAAAATACAACAGCATGGACGAGATTCTTAGGGAGTGCAACTCGATGGCAGGGCATCTCGATGTGTGGAAGCTTCTGGATGATGCGCACCAGTTGGTTGTCAACCTCCATGACAAGATCGAGACTCGTTGA
- the LOC121750130 gene encoding rab GTPase-activating protein 22-like isoform X1 translates to MVDNQQGALHLPRGRFVIPRIHPMLAGGAAAVQAIGSRIGELSRVVFIGGGGGGLLWRDAASNGGLTLAITAFAGIALAAAVFYTSRGRLKSPWSRRKRKHILSPQQWKSLFTPDGKFRDNGVKFLKKVRSGGVDPSIRGEVWPFLLGVYDLRSTKEERDTTKVQNRKEYEKLRRQCRRLLKHICEPCKLNANGETSNVGGGSITEGMDSPCSEEVVSARESLSSEEAFDNNEEECHTTSSIMDEYEGSKRITDSNVTSDSESSDSESSDDPDLSQTFDVTESKQDQDPENDMSSKEDSSPLSTDVQSQPFSRENFATWQRIIRLDAIRANEDWISYSPSQATVTDAKAHRAAEAVRLKDYEHLIPSRICHAARLVAILEAYAMYDPEIGYCQGMSDLLSPIIAVVTEDHEAFWCFVGFMKKARHNFRLDEVGIRRQLNIVSKIIKYKDSHLYRHLEELQAEDCFFVYRMVVVLFRRELTFEQTLCLWEVVWADQAAIRAGIGKSAWSGIRQRAPPTDDLLLYAIAASVLQRRKQIVEKYNSMDEILRECNSMAGHLDVWKLLDDAHQLVVNLHDKIETR, encoded by the exons ATGGTGGATAATCAACAAGGCGCGTTGCATCTTCCCAGGGGCAGATTCGTCATCCCGCGCATCCACCCCATGCTAGCCGGCGGCGCCGCGGCGGTCCAAGCCATTGGGAGCAGAATCGGCGAGCTGAGCAGGGTGGTCTTCatcggaggcggcggcggtggacTACTCTGGAGGGATGCGGCGTCCAACGGCGGCCTGACCCTCGCCATCACGGCGTTTGCTGGCATCGCCTTAGCCGCCGCAGTCTTCTACACTTCTAG GGGTCGCCTTAAATCCCCATGGTCCCGGAGGAAAAGGAAGCATATACTCTCACCTCAGCAGTGGAAAAGTTTGTTCACTCCAGATGGAAAGTTTCGTGACAATGGAGTTAAATTCCTGAAAAAAGTTCGAAGCGGA GGTGTTGATCCTAGTATTAGGGGAGAGGTTTGGCCGTTTCTTCTCGGAGT CTATGACCTGAGAAGTACCAAAGAAGAAAGAGATACTACTAAGGTCCAGAACAG AAAGGAATATGAGAAACTACGGAGGCAGTGTCGCCGGCTCCTTAAACATATCTGTGAACCTTGTAAGTTAAATGCAAATGGTGAAACAAGCAATGTTGGTGGTGGAAGTATCACTGAAGGGATGGATTCTCCTTGCTCTGAAGAGGTGGTGAGTGCCAGAGAATCTCTTTCGAGTGAGGAAGCATTCGATAATAATGAGGAGGAATGTCATACCACCAGCTCAATCATGGATGAATACGAGGGTTCAAAGAGAATTACAGATTCCAACGTCACCTCTGACTCAGAATCCTCAGACTCTGAATCCTCAGATGATCCTGATTTAAGTCAAACTTTCGACGTAACAGAAAGCAAACAGGACCAGGACCCTGAAAATGACATGTCCTCAAAGGAGGATTCGTCTCCTTTAAGCACGGATGTTCAGTCTCAACCCTTCAGTAGGGAAAATTTTGCCACCTGGCAGCGAATTATCCGGCTAGATGCTATTCGGGCCAATGAGGATTGGATATCATACTCCCCATCACAGGCTACGGTGACAGATGCAAAAGCCCATCGCGCTGCTGAAGCAGTGAGGCTGAAGGATTATGAACATCTCATTCCTAGCAGGATCTGCCATGCTGCTCGTTTGGTAGCCATTCTTGAAGCCTATGCAATGTATGACCCTGAAATAGGCTATTGTCAGGGGATGAGTGATCTTCTTTCTCCTATAATAGCTGTGGTGACAGAGGACCATGAAGCTTTCTGGTGCTTTGTGGGTTTCATGAAGAAGGCTCGTCACAATTTCCGACTTGATGAAGTGGGAATCAGAAGGCAGCTGAACATCGTCTCAAAAATCATCAAGTACAAGGACTCACACCTCTACAGGCATCTCGAGGAACTCCAGGCTGAGGATTGCTTCTTCGTATACAGGATGGTGGTCGTGCTCTTTAGAAGGGAACTAACTTTCGAGCAAACTCTATGCCTCTGGGAAGTCGTGTGGGCGGATCAGGCTGCAATCAGAGCTGGTATAGGGAAGTCTGCTTGGAGCGGGATCAGGCAGCGGGCCCCTCCAACCGATGATCTCTTGCTCTATGCAATTGCAGCTTCTGTCTTGCAAAGGAGGAAGCAAATCGTGGAAAAATACAACAGCATGGACGAGATTCTTAGGGAGTGCAACTCGATGGCAGGGCATCTCGATGTGTGGAAGCTTCTGGATGATGCGCACCAGTTGGTTGTCAACCTCCATGACAAGATCGAGACTCGTTGA